Below is a genomic region from Burkholderia pyrrocinia.
TTCGCCGAGCCGCTCGATCGCGAGCTCGCGCCGCCCCGCCTGTTCGAGCACGTCGATCTCGTACACCGAGCGGCCGAGCACGTCGTCGCGCGCATGGCCCGTCATGTCGAGAAAGCCCTGGTTGACCTTCACGTAGCGCAGATCGTCGAGCCGGCAGATCACGGCCGGCGCCGGGTTCGCATTGAAGGTGCGTTCGAAGCGCTCCTCGGCGCTCGCCCATTCGGTCGCATCGTGCAGCACGAGCGCGAGGCAGTCGGGCTCGCCGGCCGCGTTCGTCAGCACGAGGCTGCGGATCCGGTGAACCCAGTTCACGGTTTCGTCGGCGGCCGATTCGACTTCGACCGTCACGTCGCTGAACTCCTCGCCGGCGATCACGCGATCCATCGGATAGTGGCCGTCGCGCACCGGATGGTTGTTCCGGTAGCGCAGCCGGAAACGCTCGCGGTATTCGGTGACGGTCGCGCCGAGCGCCTTCAGCTCGGTCACGCCGTGCATCGCGAGCGCGGCCTCGTTCGCCCAGACGATCCGCTGGTCGGGCTCGATCAGGATCACGCCCTCGGTGAGCCCCGCGATGATCTGGTGCAACTGGCGCCGGTCGGTATGCGACTTGAGCGCCTGTTCGTTTACCTGTTCGTTCATCGAATGGTTGTCCATGTCGTCAACATGACCGCCGGCCCGGCCACACCTCGCTCCGACACGCGCCGGCCGGCGCGTGTGGCGATGATCGCCTGCCGCACATCGGCACGACAGGCGCGAATGCACTAGCCGCCATAGTACATTCGCACGGCTCGCCGCTACCGTCCGGCATCCCGCCATCCGCCGCGCCCGCCGTTCCCCGCATATCAGGCAACCGACGCACACCAACCCCGTCACCGCCCCCCGTGCAAACGCACTAGCCGATCAGGTGAATTTGCGCGATGTCCGCATGCGTACGCATCGGTACGCTGGTACTTCATCGGCGCCCATGCGCTGCCCTCCCACCCGCAGAGGAGAAGCACGATGAAGCTGCATCAGACACCCGATCCGACGCGGCCCGATCCGCCTCCGGACAATCCGCCCGAACCGCCGCCCGGCACCGATCCGCCGGTTCCGCTGCCGCCCGACATGCCGCGCCCGGACATCCCGCCGCGCGAGCCCGGCTATGACACGCCGATCGTCCGGTGGCCGACGGCGACCGATAACGCCGTTCGCACTCATCCATTCAACACACCAATCGACGGAGAACTTCAATGAACAAGCCCCAGCATCTTTCGGCGCTGCTCGCCGTCAGCACGGCCTTCCTGCTGTGTGCGGCGCCGCTCACGAACGCCCATGCGCAGGAAAAAACATCTGCCGACAACGGCAACGGCATGCAGGCCGAATCGAACCAGCCCGTCACCGACACGTGGATCACGACCAAGGTGAAGAGCCGACTGGCCGCCACCGACGGCGTGAAGAGTCTCGACATCGACGTGAAGACGGTCGACGGCGTCGTCACGCTGACGGGCGTGCTGCCGAACAAGACCGCCGTGAAGAAGGCGATCGCCGTATCGCGCGCGGTCAAGGGCGTGAAGCACGTCGACGCATCCGGCCTGAAGGCGAAGGCCTGACCTCCCGCGCGGCCGAGGCCGCGCAGTTTTCCCGTTACGACAAGGAGCACACGATGAACGAAGACAAGATCAAGGGCCAGTGGAAGCAGATCACCGGCAAGCTGAAGACCAAGTGGGGCAAGCTGACCGACGACGATCTCGCGGTCGCGGAAGGCAATCGCGAGTATCTGGCCGGGAAGATCCAGGAGCGTTACGGGATCGCCCGCGACGCGGCCGAGAAGCAGTTGAAGGAATTCGATCGCGAGCTGTAACGCAACCGGCAACCTCACCCCGCCGCGACGCCGCCGGCGTCGCGGCCACCAGGACAACGAACCAGGACAACGACATGGGCAAATATCTGATTGCCTGGCTGCTCGGCATACCGGTCGGGCTGCTGGTGCTGTTCTATCTGATCACGCACGTCTTCTGACGGCGCGGCGCCCGGCGCGCTCCGCCTGCCTCTGCAGGCTACTCATCCCACCAGCTAGGACATCGACGGCGACACGGCAATCCGCCGCTGCCGCTCGCACGACCGCGCGCACTCCCCTTCATCGCGGGCCACCCAATGCAAATCGGGCAGGACGCGTGCGCGCCCTGCCCGATCGGCTAGCCCCTTCGTAAGCGAAGCGCGACGCGCCCCGCCTTACGTCCATTACTTCGCCGCGTTCGCCGTCATCTTGAAGATGCCCTGCGCGTTGCCCGCATCGAAACGCAGGTCGGTCACCCAGCGGCGCGCCGCCTGGTCGAACGTGCGCTTGCGCGTGATGAACTCGTAGAACGAGCCCGGCACGTTACGCTTCACCGTGCCGCCGTCGCGCGTGCGGAACTCGCGCTCGACGGTATCCGCGCGATACGCGGTCTGGAACACGCGGCCCGAGCGCGAGCGCTCGACTTCCGGCTTCATCGGCCGGCCTTTCGCCTTCTCGTCGTCGGACAGCTTGAACACGTCGGCGACGCGGTCGGTCGCATGGTTGAACGCATTGCCTTCGGTCGAGATCCACGCCATTTCCGCCGATTCCATCAGCAGCGTTTCGTAGTCGAGTTCGTTCGGCAGGTCGTGCTGGCGCGCGAAGGCGCCGACGATCTCGGGCAGCAGCGCGTGCGCGGCGTCGAGCGACAGCCAGCCTTCGCGTTCGACTTCCCACAGCAGCGCGATGGCCGCCGGCGACAGCGGATCGCGCGACGAGCTCACGACGTTCGTCACGGCCTGCTGGAATTCCTTCGAGAAACGCTCCGGATGCAGTTCGCTGACGAAGAACTGCGCGATTTCGTCCGGTGCGTCCTCGTGCGCATACGCGCGGCCGGTCATGCCGAGCTTGTCGAGCGGGTAACGGCCGTTCAGGCGGAAACCGAGCGGACGCAGGATGCGCGTGAACGCGGCTTCGCCCGGCGGCAGCGCGCCCGTGTGCGGCCAGCGCACCGTGCGCAGCGCGCCGTGGTCGAAGTAGACCGAGCCGCCGCTTTCGATCGCGTCGGCCGTGTACGCGCGGCCGTTCGCCGAACGCTCGAGCAGCCCTTCGAACAGCGCCATGTTCATCGCCTGCGCGATCTCCGCGCGCGTCACGACACCGTCTTCCCATTCTTCGAGGATGGCCGGCATGTTCAGGGTCGAGAACAGGGCGTCGGTCTTCGCCTGTCCCAGCAGCTTCGTCAGCAAGCTCTCGATATTCGGATTGCGCATCAGGATTCTCGTCTCGGGGGACCGCCGGCAAACGTGCCGGCAACTCGTCGGCCGGCGGCCCATCGGGCGCCTGACCTTGCGTGGGGAGCATTATTCAAAGGGTTGCAGGCGGGCGTAAAGCGAGATTAAATTGATATGTGATGAGTTTTTGGAATTATTGACCGTCCTTCGCCCGCCCTCCGCCCCCGCGTGGCGCGGCCCTGTTCGTCAGACGAATCGAGCATCATGCGCAAATTCAAGATCCCCAACATGGGCGCGCTCGTGGCTTTCGAAGCCGCCGCGCGCCACGAGAGCTTCACGCACGCGGCCAAGGAGCTGTTCCTGACCGAAAGCGCGGTATCACGACAGATCGCGACGCTCGAGGCGAGCCTCGGCGTGCGGCTGTTCGCGCGCGTGAAGCAGCGCGTCGTGCTGACGCGCGCCGGCAAGCTGTACGGCACGCAGGTGCGGCGCGCGCTGGAAGCGCTCGACCGCGACACGCTGTCGATCATCGCGCACGGCAGCGGCGGCGGCTACCTGGAACTCGCGGTGCTGCCGACGTTCGCGTCGCACTGGCTGATCCCGCGCATCAAGAGCTTCTACGACCGCACGCCCGACGTGCGCGTGAACATGGGCAGTCGCACCGACCTGTTCTCGTTCGAGGACACGCACTTCGAGGCCGCGATCCACTATGGCAAGCCGACCTGGCCCGGCACGTCGTCCGACTACCTGTTCGGCGAGGAAGTCGTGCCGATCTGCTCGCCCGCGCTGCTCGACGGGCCCGTCGAGCGTGTGGAGGATCTGCTCGCTTACCCGCTGCTGCACTCGACGACGCGCCCCGGCGCGTGGGCGCAGTGGTTCGAGACGCACGGCGTCGAGGACATCCGCACGATGCAGGGCGTGCGCTACGAGTTGCATACGATGCTGATCAGTGCGGCCGCGGCCGGGCTCGGGATCGCGCTCGTGCCGAAGTTCTTCGTCGAGGAACAGTTGCAGCAGCTCGGCCTGGTCGTGCCGTGCGACGCGGCGACGGTCGGCGATTCCGCTTACTACCTCGTGTATCCGACGGAGCTCAGCCACAGCAAGCCGCTGGAGCTGTTTCGCGGCTGGCTGCTCGAGCAGGCGAGCGCGTATGCGGCGCCGGTGCGCGACATGGACGACGCCGACGCGGAGGATGACGAGGACGTCGAGTAGCGCGCCCGTTTCAGATTACGGCGCGCGGGCGCGGCCGGTCATGCTCGCCCCATCAAACGCTTTCCGGATCATGGGCAATGATGTGCGGGTCATCGAAACGACGACCCGCATTGTCGCGCAGCAAGCGCGTTACATGTGCCACTTCACCGTCGCGGTCAGCGTACGCGGATCGCCGGGCATGTTGTACAGGTCCGCGTTGCCGTGCGCGGCAATGAAGTAGCGGCGATTGAACAGGTTGTCGAGCGTGAGCGTCACGTCGACCTTCTTGCTGCGATAGCCGGCGCCCAGGTTGAACACCGTGAACGACGGCAGCGTGACGAGATCGCTGGCCGACGTGTAACGCGCCGACTGGAACTGCATGCCGGCCGCCGCATAGAAGCCGTACGGCAGCTCGCGCTTCAGCCACAGGTTCGCGCTGTGACGCGGCATCAGCCCCGGCGTGTTGCTCGACAGTGCCAGCCCCGCCGCCGTCGATTGCGGCGAACCGTCGACCGTGCCGTTCAGGTACGCGTAACCGGCGTACACCGACCACTTCGGCGCGATCTCGCCGGTAAAGCCCAGCTCCATCCCGCGCACGTGCTGCGTGCCGATCGGCAGCGCATAGCCGGGATTCGCGGGGTCGCCGATCTGCTGGTTCGTCTGACGCATGTCGAACAGCGCGACGCTGGCCGTCGCCTTGCCGCCGAGGTCGAAACGCGAGCCGACTTCGTACGCGGTGGTCTTCTGCGGCGCGAGCGCGGCGCCGTTCGCGAACGCGCCGGAACTGATCAGCGTATCGGCGAGCGGCGAGAACGACTGGCTGAACGAGCCGTACAGCGTCAGCCAGTCGAGCGGTTCGTAGATCAGGCCGACGCGCGGGCTCCACGCGTGATCGGTGCGGTCGAGATTGACGTTCGACGACGTGTAGTCGTGGCGGATCTGGTTCAGGTAGTCGAAGCGCAGGCCGGCGAGCACCTTCCAGTGTTCGGTCAGCGAGATCAGGTCCTGCGCGTAGACGCCCGCGAGCCCGACGACGGTCGACGCGTTCGTCTTCGCACGCGCGCCGGTCGGCACGCCGGGCAGGATCACCTGCTGCGGATTGAAGAGATCGTAGGTGGCGACCTTCGTTACGCTGTAGATCGTGTCGAACTTCTGCTGCTGCGACAGCTCCAGCCCGTACAGCAGCTCGTGGCGCATGCCGAACAGCGACGTCTTCTGCGTGAGCTCGAACAGGCCGTCGATGCCGTGGTCGGTGCGCTGGCGCGTCGACTGGTCGAGCGTCACGACCGGATGCGCGGCCGTCTTGATCGGCTCATACGTCACGTAATTCTTGCGTTCGAGCGAGAAGTCGTACGCGCGGATCGCACCGTGGAACGACAGCGAATCGCTGAAGCGGTGATCGAGCGACACCGTCGCGCTCTTCGCGGAGACGTCGTTGTACGAGCTGTTCGCCGCGTCGGCCGACCCGTAATAGGTGTTGATCGGCACGTCGACCGGCCGGCCGCGATACGCGGGCAGGCCCTGGTCCGACGTGCGGCGGTCGTGCAGGTAGTCGAATTCGACGTTCAGCACCGTGTCGCTGTCGAGCTTGAACTGCGCGGACGGCGCGATCGCCTGGCGGTTGAGCTGGAACTGGTCGCGGAAGCTGTTCGAGTTCTCGGCCGCGCCGGTAATGCGGAAACGCGCCGCGTCGTTCGCATTCCAGCCGAGGTCGAATTCGCCGCGCCGCTCGCCGCGCGTGCCGAGCGTCACGCCCACGTCGCGCACCGGGTTCGCCTCCGGCCGCTTCAGCACGCGATTCACGATGCCGCCCGCCGAGCCGCGCCCGTACAGCACGGCCGCCGGCCCCTTCAGCACCTCGACGCGCTCGACGTTCGACAGGTCGCGGTAGTAGAGCGCGTCGTCGCGAATGCCGTCGACGTACTGGTCCGTGATGCTGTTGAAACCGCGGATCGTGATCTGGTCGCGCTGGCCGTCGCCGACCGAGAAGCCTACGCCCGGCACGTTGCGCAATGCGTCCTGCAGCGACGACGCGTTCTGGTCCTCGATCACCGCGTGCGGGACGACGTTCACCGTCTGCGGCACATCCATCAGCGACATGTCGGTCTTGGTCGCCGCGCGCGACCGGCCCGCGTCGTACGACGCATGCTCGGCGGCCGCATTGACGGAAATTGCGGGCAACGTCGCCGCGGCGTCGCTCGCCTGCGCGAACGAAGTGCGGGCGCCGGCCAGCGACGTGGCGATCAGAAGCGCATGGCAAGCGCTCGTGTTGAGTTTCATCGTGAACGTAGGGGGTGAAGAAAAAACGGCGAACGGAAACGCATCCGGCCGACGCGCGAATCGCGCGGCGAAGCGACCGACAAGGCTCTTTCCGTAAGGAAGATGGCGCGCGGGGGATCGCCCCGTCACGCATGCCGGGCGAGCGACCGGCCGGCGCGGGTGGCTGCCGGCCGGCACGACCGGCACGAAAAAAGCCGTGACTTGCCGTCACGGCTCGTAATGGTGCGAAATAATAAACGAGAATGATTCGTGTTTTCGATTAATTTTTAACATGTCGCCTGCCCGCAACGTACGGACGCGTTGCGTTCTGAATTCCTGACGAATGCCTTTCATTTTCGCGTGATTGGAACGTGCGCTGCGTAAGCTCGACGAAAGAATTCGATCGGCCGCATCGTGCGGAAACGCTCAGGCAGAAGACGGGATTCTGAAAACCACTACGGAGGGATTGGAGAGGATCACGAAGGATCCGGTGAAGCAGGCGGGACGTATTCAACGGTCCGGTCCGGTGCGCGCCGGGCCGGGCAACCCCGACCCGGCGCTCCGGGCAGCCGACCTCGCATCGGCAGCGCGGCGGACCTTCTTCTTTTGTTCACTACGTCTGCTCTCTCAGGCTCGCTTCATTTTTTTCTTCGCCGCGCCGCGCCATTATCCGCTCAAACCAGTCGGAGTGAAACGTTTGCGGTTGCACCAAGCGCGTTATACCGGCCATTCGGAAACAGTCTTTCCAAATGCTTACGATTCGCGTGAGACGATTCGGCAATTCTTGCATTCGCGTCGGCGTTCCTTTTTAATGGAACTGGTTCCAAACACTGATTCGGCCATGTTCACGCGTGACGCGTCGTCGTGTGCGCGTCATCATGCCGATTCAGGATCGAGGATCGCTCAGCCCAGGATTCGCATCGCCCGTCCTTCCCGGACACCCCGTCAAACGAGACCGTCATGCCCGATTCCGCCTCCCTGCAGCAACTGTTTCCCGCCTATCAGGACATCCCCGCCGAATTCCGGCTCGCTTCGCCGATTCACCAGCGCGTGTCGCTCGTCGACGGCGAGTTGCGACCGTGGGACGGTGCAACCAAAACCGTGCTGTCGCCTGTGTGCGTGCGGCAGGCGGACGGCAACGTCGAGCAGGTCGAGATCGGCAGCTACCCGGTGATGGGCGAAACGGAGAGCGACGCAGCGCTCGACGCTGCAGTGCGCGCGTACGACTCGGGCCGCGGCGAGTGGCCGACGATGAAGGTCGAGCAGCGCATCGCGTGCATGCAGGACTTCATCAAGCGGATGGTCGCGCAGCGCGAGCTCGTCGTGAACCTGATCATGTGGGAGATCGGCAAGAGCCTCGCCGATTCGCAGAAGGAGTTCGACCGCACCGTCACGTACATGACGCAGACGATCGATGCGCTGAAGGAGCTCGACAACGCGAACTCGCGCTTCGTGATCGCGGAAGGCACGATCGGCCAGATCCGCCGCACGCCGCTCGGCGTCGTGCTGTGCATGGGCCCGTACAACTATCCACTGAACGAAACCTTCGCGACGCTGATCCCCGCGCTGCTGATGGGCAACACCGTGGTATTCAAGCCGCCGCAGTACGGCACGCTGCTGTTCGAGCCGCTGCTCGAAGCGTTCCGCGACGCGTTCCCGAAGGGCGTGATCAACACGATCTACGCGCCGGGCGCGGTGGTCGTGCCGCACATGCTCGCGTCGGGCAAGATCAACGTGCTCGCGCTGATCGGGTCGAGCAAGGTGGCCGATCACCTGAAGAAACAGCACCCGAAGTCGCACCGGCTGCGCGCGATCCTCGGCCTCGATGCGAAGAACGCGGCGATCGTGCTGCCCGACGCCGATCTCGACCTCACCGTGAAGGAATGCCTGCTCGGCGCGCTGTCGTTCAACGGCCAGCGCTGCACCGCGCTGAAGATGCTGCTCGTGCACCGCTCGATCGTCGACGAATTCCTGAAGCGCTTCACCGCCGCGCTCGAACAGCTGAAGATCGGCATGCCGTGGGAGAAAGGCGTCAGCATCACGCCGCTGCCCGGCATGCACCGCACGGCCTACATGACGGACGCGATCGACGATGCGAACGCGAAGGGTGCGCAGGTCGTCAACGCATCGGGCGGCGAATTCAGCAAGACGCTGTTCTATCCGGCCGTCGTGTATCCGGTGTCCGAAGGGATGAAGCTGTACCGCGAGGAACAGTTCGGGCCGATCATTCCGGTCGCGCCGTTCGACGACGTCGACACCGCGCTCGACTACGTGACGACGTCGGATCACGGCCAGCAGGTCAGCATCTTCGGTTCCGATCCGGTGCAGATCGGCGCGCTCGTCGATCCGCTCGTGAACCAGGTGTGCCGCGTGAACATCAACTGCCAGTGCCAGCGCGGGCCCGACGTGTTCCCGTTCGCGGGCCGCAAGGATTCGGCCGAAGGCACGCTGTCGGTGAGCGACGCGCTGCGCGCGTTCTCGATCCGCTCGATGGTCGCGGCGAAGCAGACCGACAGCAGCAAGCAGTTGCTCGACTCGATCGTGTCGGATCACACGTCGAAGTTCATCAATACGGGCTTCATTTTCTGAAGCCATCGTGAAGCGGGAGCCTTCCGCCGCGCGTCGATGCGGCGGAGGGTTTCAGCGAGCAGCGCGCCGTTATACGTTCGACGCCAGCAGCCGGATCCCCGCCACGCCGAACACCACCGCAAGACACGCTTCCATCGCGCGCCGGCCGCGCACGTACAGCCGGCGCACGCCGTCCATCGAAAACACGAGCGCATAACCGCCGAACACCAGGCACCCGATCACGACACAACCCGGCACGACCGCGCCGTGCGACGCGCCCGCGCCGTTCGACGACAGCGCGACGATCGACACCCACACGAGGATGGCTTTCGGATTGGTCAGGTGCAGCATCGCGCCGCGCGCGTAGAAACGCGACAGCCGCTGCTCGCCCGCCGCGTTCGGAGATGCCGCCGCCGTACCCGACAGCGCCGTGCGCCCCGACTTGAACGCGAGCCACAGCAGGTACAGCCCGCCGAAGATCTTGATCGCGACCAGCAGCTTCGACCATGCGAGCAACGCGGCCGACACGCCGAGCGCCGCCACCGTCGCCCACAACATCGACCCCGAAATGACGCCGAACGCAAACGCCAGCGCCGCCTTGCGGCCGTGGTTCGCGGCGACCGACATGATCGCCAGATTGCTCGGTCCCGGGCTGGCCGTACCGATGAAATAGGCCGTGTAGGCCAGCAGCAGGTTGGCCGAGAAGAAGGCGTGGACGCTCATGTCGAATCTCGCAGGGTGGGTTCGGAGATTGTTGGCAATCGCGCGCCGTCTGCCCATGGACAATTGCGCGGCCAATCGCAGGGCCAGTTCGATGACCACGCCAGTCGAATCGACGTTCGTGAAACCGTCTCGTTTATGAAACAACCGGCGCATTCGCCGCCGGTTTCCGCCGTACAACGGAGGTCGTCCCGTACCGGCGTTTCCCGTCGGCGAACGCACGGCAGACGCGGGCGGAACGCGCAGGCCGGCACGTTTCGGCCGTTCGCCGGCGGAAACGCACCACGCGTTTCAACGCCGCGTTACGTTACATCCTTGAAGCATTTCGCGTCGCCGAGCCGCGCCGTGCGCCCGACGTCCATCGCGCCCTGCCTGTAGACACCCGCCTCGACCGTCCGCGCAACCCAGTACCGACGGGACTCGCCGACCGGCGCGGGAGCGCCGCTCGACATTGCTCGACAATCGGATCGCGGCGCTGGTACGGAACCTGCATCCCGTTCGGGTAAAGCCGCGCCGACGACCCGCGCGGACACAAATTCAACCTCGGGCGCATCCACGAATACGCCCGGACGATCAGCACAAGCAACGAGGCCCCTCATGGATGCGCTGCCCAATTCGTCCGACACGGCGTTCCAGCTCTTTCTCGCAAAGGTGCTCGAACAGCCGCTGCCCGACTGGACCGAAAAACAGCAGATGGAACTCGAGATGGCACGCATGCTGTCGACCGAAATGGTTCACCTCGCCGAAGAGATGCGCGGCCGCACGCCCGATCTCGCGCGCTGTCTGGTGCTGCTCCGCTACGCGAAGGTGCTCGACTTCATGCTGACGTCGCTCGCCGCGCGCCGCGACATTCATCCGCAGACGCTGCGCACGCTGTTCCGGCTCGCGAACCTGAAGGTCGACGATTCGTATCCGGCATGACGCGGCTTGACGAGGCGGCTTGACGAGGCGGCTGCCCTGGAAGGCACGCCCGAAACGAGCGCATGCGCGCAACGAGCGTCGCTGCGATCGCGAAACCGGGCGACGCACGACGCGGCAACCCCGCGCACACGTCCGCTCGCTGGCCGGCTTATCCCGCTCATCAGCGCTGCGCGCCGGTCCCTCCCCGCTAACCGATGTACAATCGCGCGCCATGAACGCACTTCGCCGCTTCCTGCTCCGGCAAGGCGTCGCGCGACAGCTACTGTGGGGGTTCCTCCTCGTGACGCTGCTGTCCCGCGCGCTGATGTCGGGCGCCGTGATGCTCGATCCGGACGGTCCGGATGCGGGCTCGGTGGTGCTGTGTTCGGGCCGTGGCCCGCTGATCGTCAGCGTAGCCGCGCTCGCCGCCCGCTTCGACGCCAGCGCGCCGATCACGCCGGCCAACGACGCGCTGGCGCTCGTCGATGCGCTCAAGCATGACGCGCACGCCGACAAGACGGCGTCCTCCGGAAACGGCGACAGCCTCTGCGCATTCGGTGCGGCGCTGTTCACGGCGCTGGCGTCGTTCGTGCTGCTGGTGCTGTTGTTTCCCGCCGCGGTTCCGCGGCGTTTCCGGATTCACTTCGACTGTCCTCCTTTCGTGCGATCGATATTCGACGATCGCCCGCCTTCCCGCGCCCCTCCGCTGTTCTGCTGAACGTTCCGCCAAGCGGCTCGTGCACGTCGATGTGCATGGGCCTTCATGCCGTTCGTTTCACCACACCTGATTCAAGCGTTCACCCGACTGCCCGCGTCGCGCGGGCAACGCCGCCTTGCGCATGGCCTGCGCATCGGGCCGCGTTGCCCGTCACGTCGACGCTCGCATGCCGGTGTGTGCCGCGTTGACGGCGGCCGGCCCGCGCCGGCCTCGCCGATCGACGATCTGGACGATCACGAGGAGCTGACACCATGTCGACCACCATCGAGCGGACGATCTCGCCCGCCCATTCCGCAAGTGCCGGTTACCGGACGCTCTGGCGCTGGCATTTCTATGCCGGCCTGTTCGTCATGCCGTTTCTCGTGATCCTCGCGATCACGGGAACCCTTTATTGCTTCCAGCCGCAGATCGAGCCGCTGCTGTATCCGCACCGGCTGGTCGTCGAGCCGCGTGCCACGCCGAAGCTCGACCCGGACACGCTGCTCGCCCGCGCACGTACCGCGATGCCGGCCGGAGCAACGCCGGCTTCCGTCCAGGTCTCCACGGTACCCGACCGCAGCGCCGAATATGTGTTCCGGCTCCGCGACGGCAGCCGCGAGAGCGTGTACGTGAACCCGTACGACGGCAGCGTGCTCGGCACGCTGAGCGTCGAGGGCCGCTTCATGCAGGTCGACCGGATGCTGCATCGCAAGCTGCTGCTCGGCAAGACGGGCGAATTGCTGATGGAGCTCGCCGCATGCTGGACGTTCGTGATGATCGGCACCGGCATCGCGCTGTGGTGGCCGCGTGGCACGGCGCGCATCGGGCGTGCACTGCAGCCCGACCTGTCGCTGCGCGGCCGGCCGCTGTGGAAAAGCATCCATGCGACGGCGGGCATCTGGCTCGCGGCCGGCACCGTGGCATTCATCCTGTCGGGGCTGCCGTGGTCGGGCTCGTGGGGCAAGAACTTCAAGGCGCTCGCCGCGACCGTGAACCTCGGCACACCGGAGGGCGCATGGGGCGGCGCGTCGGTGCGTTCGACGCGCCCGGGCGCAGCCGCTGCGCCGTCCGGCCATCATCACGAATCGGACGAGTCGATGCCGGGGATGGTGATGGACGACCTGCCGTTGCCGCAAACGCCGTGGGCGGTCGGCAATGTGCCCGTTCCGCATTCGCCGTCGGCGCCGACGCCGGCACCGCTGCCGCTGGCACGCGCGATCGCAATCGTTGCGGGGCTCGGCGTGACGAGCGGCTACACGCTCGCGTTGCCGTCGGGCGCGGACGGCGTGTTCACCGCGTCGTACTTCCCGGCCGACCCGAAGGCGGAACGCACGATCTACATCGACCAGTACAGCGGTGCAGTGCTGAAGGACATCCGCTATGACGACTACGGCGCGGTGTCGAAAGCCGTGTCGTACGGCACGTCGCTGCACATGGGTCGTTATTTCGGGCTCGCGAACCAGATCGTCTGCGCGGTGCTGTCGCTCGGGCTCGCCGCGATGGCCGTCACGGGCACGGTGATGTGGTGGAAGCGCCGCCCTGCGGCCAAGCTGGGCGCGCCGTCGCGCGAACGCGGCACGCCGCCGATGCGTGGCTGGATCGCGGGGCTCGTGCTGCTCGGCATCGTATTCCCGCTGATGGGGACGACGATCGTCGCGGTCTGGTTGATCGATCGTTTGCTGTTCGGCCATGCGGCGCGCGCGGCAGCGTGATCGCAAAGCGATTCCATCGATTCAAAGGATTCCGAAGCATGAAGTTCAGATTGATGCTGCCCGCCGCCGTTCTCGCGGCTTTCGCGCCGGCCGGGCAACCAACCACCCGGCCGCGAACAACCGCCGTCACGCTCGCGTGCCCGCCGCGCGCCCCGCCATCCACTTCCGATAGCGCCGCGTCTGGCACTGCGTGGCCAGTTGCTGCCCGACCAGCGCGCGCAGCGGCGACACCAGCGGATTCGTGCGGCGCCCTTCGCTGAGCCGCGTGAGCTGGAACTTGACGACGGCCATGTTGGCCAGCGCGCCCAGCGCCTTGTTCTTCCACCGGATCGGCTGCAGCACCGGCGCGCTGTCCTT
It encodes:
- a CDS encoding LysE family translocator: MSVHAFFSANLLLAYTAYFIGTASPGPSNLAIMSVAANHGRKAALAFAFGVISGSMLWATVAALGVSAALLAWSKLLVAIKIFGGLYLLWLAFKSGRTALSGTAAASPNAAGEQRLSRFYARGAMLHLTNPKAILVWVSIVALSSNGAGASHGAVVPGCVVIGCLVFGGYALVFSMDGVRRLYVRGRRAMEACLAVVFGVAGIRLLASNV
- a CDS encoding PepSY-associated TM helix domain-containing protein; the protein is MSTTIERTISPAHSASAGYRTLWRWHFYAGLFVMPFLVILAITGTLYCFQPQIEPLLYPHRLVVEPRATPKLDPDTLLARARTAMPAGATPASVQVSTVPDRSAEYVFRLRDGSRESVYVNPYDGSVLGTLSVEGRFMQVDRMLHRKLLLGKTGELLMELAACWTFVMIGTGIALWWPRGTARIGRALQPDLSLRGRPLWKSIHATAGIWLAAGTVAFILSGLPWSGSWGKNFKALAATVNLGTPEGAWGGASVRSTRPGAAAAPSGHHHESDESMPGMVMDDLPLPQTPWAVGNVPVPHSPSAPTPAPLPLARAIAIVAGLGVTSGYTLALPSGADGVFTASYFPADPKAERTIYIDQYSGAVLKDIRYDDYGAVSKAVSYGTSLHMGRYFGLANQIVCAVLSLGLAAMAVTGTVMWWKRRPAAKLGAPSRERGTPPMRGWIAGLVLLGIVFPLMGTTIVAVWLIDRLLFGHAARAAA